The Lolium rigidum isolate FL_2022 chromosome 2, APGP_CSIRO_Lrig_0.1, whole genome shotgun sequence genomic interval tcctcctcctccgcccaccccgcctcggctcggcacgtcacgcacgcacgtcgcgtttcgtgactcgagttcgagttcgagacacacttaaggaagcctaaatttttgcttggtgcaccaactgagttgggtacgtgtcggcctgcatgtgcatgctcgccacatgtccctggcttcctacgcgtggcaacgcggtcgggtcggctctcctcccaggctatacaaggagacagattAGATCTAGAGAACACagctctcagaactctctagtctgtctctctcacgaagttttttttgctgcgctactctctagtcttcctcatcctggcgactgcgtgcacagccgtccgggagagcaggcctctgaaaccccgtccgttgagatcctgcaccgggagacgggcgacaaggttttttggggagcgtctcggcgtgactgctcgctgctgatcgtgtttttcttcgccggttcgactgTTTCATCGACGACTtcgctacaccatgggcgacatcaacaatacccatggtggtggtgctgctgttggtgcgaccttcccggtcgcgatgtacgtgtttttcctctcctaccttgcactgctacttgttccatgttcagatctgatgcatgtgcttagtctgatatgtgtggttaagtatgcttgtgcatctgaaatgttgctttcggtaattaaactcacacggaaattgcctaataatctaacacaACATAACTTGCCAGACGGGAAATATCAAACTCAGTTTTAATGGGGAGACACTTGTATAGGATCTCCCCATTAGgtaggatcataggatcaacTTAGAGAAATCATACTTTAGCTATGcgaaaaaatctaaaaataattagcaagcatataggttgtatctacaactccaagaaatttcagctcaaaatctaatctacacttggagaaacaaaaaagacaaattctgttgtgaatagtgtcagatctggttgaatagtatttcacactattcacacccagatttatcttttttatcTCTCTAAGtgtatgtcgaatttgaagttgcaaatttttagcattgcatatataacatagatgtgagttgtcatttttttcagaatttttgaacATGTTTGTCTTTGCAAAAAATTAATCTCATAGATCTCCTATCCAAGACCTGATCCTACCTAAGTCTTCCCCGTTTTAATGCttactaggaaaattgcccgtgcgttgctacggaactACTCTATCCGTTCCATATTATTTGTTGTGGATTTAAGCATATCTATTCACAAAATGTGGAACAGAGAGTTTAATTAAAATTGCTAATTTTAGCTGGGACATAATTTAAAATCAAGAAAGTTAACATTGATACATTAGTGCTATAGGTACACAAATTTTTAATCCTAGAAAGTAATCAATCTATTATGGTATGTACTAACACAATAAATTAGCACAATGTTTCAAGCGATAATATTTAAGCAAACATAATTTTTGGTTGTCAAGATAAAATGAGCAATGGCCAATGAAAATTTAATAGAAGTGTACTAAGAGTATGCCTCTATGACACTTAATCTttgtaaaaaaaagagaaatcctCTATTTGTACATTTTACAAAATATCATctcgccacaaaaaatattaattgCACTAACAACCCTGAGAATAATAAAGGCTAATAACTAAGATGAGCTACTCTTATTACACTTCTGTTAAGAACAAAAGAACAAAAAATCTTGATTGTCCTCACGACTGTGTGTATACCTCTATGGCTCTAATTATATGTCACCTCTTAGACTTGCATGAGAACAATGAGGAGAGAAAAGTAACCTGTTTTTAACTGACGGTGTTGTACAAGAAGCGCAAAGTCTTCCCTATTTATTGCTTCCGAGAATCCGAGGATGAAGTTCAGGCCTTCTTTTTATAGATGGGTCAAGCTGACTGAAGATTGCATTTGGACTGAAGTCACTTAACATATGATGCAAGATTGACTGTTGGGAAGGAGAAGATCTGGTCAGGCTAGATAGGTTCCCGTTTCACATAGACATGCATTAAATCTTACTTTCAGATCACATGAAAACACAACGCAAATACCAATTATCTGAAGTCAGGCCCTAATAAAAAAATTCCTTCTTATTTGGATCAGTCCCATTCATAACCATCCCGTTTTCATGTCACTGATCGGTAATGAGGCAGTATCAGGCGGCTCTGTTCGTATGTTGTAGTCCCTGAAAGTGGTGTGTGGATCAGGGGAACTGCAGCACGTGTGCAACCAAATAGGAGCAAGATCAACACATGTagccgccatccccggcccctgcTCACTGCATCACATCTTGCCGCAATCCCGTGCCCTGCTTCCTGACCGACGCACCGACGCCTCGGTGAACCCCTCACTCGGACAGCTCGCCTAGACGGAAAGCTCCTCGCCCGCGAGACCCCTCGCCTTGCGCTTCCGGTAGCAATAGCAGCAAGGCAGGATTGCAGGAAGCTCCATGGAAAGCGGCAATGTGGCTGAAGCGAACCAACAAACGAAGACGAAAATGCTCCAACCCATCATCCGTGATGACACTTCTCCTCTATGAGATAATATACGAAGGTTGTTACGGTTTCTCTTATTCATGCCGAACATGATTAATCCTAAGATGACATGTGAGCTCTTGGCTTTGCCGCCTTGTAATACCTTAAATTGTACTCTTCCATTCAAAAAAAgttgctcaactttttctagatacagtatttattttgttttgcttaaaagGTTTGTAGGCAAGTGATTTGGATCATTATCTAAAAGTCGTGGATGTCAAGGtaaaaagaaggaaaagaaatcacCTGCCTATCTAATAGTTGGTGTATCCGCTTATAAACTCATGAGTGGTATGCACAGATAACCGATGAAAAAAAGCAGTAAAGATTAAAAAACAAcgtaaagcttataagcaaatcaAAACAAATATAAAGCATGAACTAAACAAAGCTAGATTAGGACAAATAATAACTAATCATGAGCATGGCCCATGATTTGATAATCTAGTAATCTACATGTCCACGTGTGTATATGTGATGTGCTACTCTTAGCTCTGCAATGCTGGAAATCTGTCCATTGCCTGCTCCTATTCAGCGTAGGTCAGCATGCTAAAATCTGTCTTCATTTGGTTTCCTTAACTTAACTGCCATTAAGTAATAAATTAAACAATCTGAAAATATCAGTAACCTGGCCGGACAACATCCCGTCTTTAAATTCATGACGATGTCGTACTTACACATGTACAGTTTGTGATATCAGAAGACTTCCAACGATTCTGTTCCGGACACGCTCTGCTAGATTTTTCATTGTGTCCAAACCTTCAGAAACAATGTTCAACCAGGCTGATTGGAGAATCTAATTAGTTGTTGCGCTGATGCCTTTGCTGCCATGCACGAGCGAGATCAGGAGCATCTGGTCGATTTCTTCACTGCGTCGGCTCCTCCCTCCCTTGGCGCCCCGTCCGGAACTGATCTGTTGATTCACCCCACCGCCGCTGCTATGACCCGCCACCGGGCTATTGACGTGAGGTGCAGAGACGCACACCCTGCAAGGCACTCGGTGCAAAGACGCGGGCGAGCAACGTCTTCCTGGTCCCAGGCGAACCGACGAGTAGAATTTTTGCCCGAGCGTggtgtgtttgtcgggattctTGAGGAAATCGACGACTGCATGCAGCTCTAGTTTGACCTGGTCGACGACGGAGACATCCTATAAGCTGACCCCACTCTAGGGCGCGCTGGGATCGGTGGCGAAGCGATGAGAATCGTTCTCGTCGTTTCTGCCGTGCGGAGGATTGTTCTCCTCGTTTATATATAGTCAAATTTCCGTGGGGAGGACATTGATTTGATTTAGTATATAGGAATCGAGTTTGGTTTGAACTGCAACCTATTCCACAATACCTCCCTCTAGGTGTTGGATTCCTAAAGACGCACGACCCGCGAAGGAGTTGTGGCACCGCAAGAGCCGGGGCAGCCCAGTCGAGGACGGACGAGAGTAGGGCATATGTTGGACACCCGGTTTCTTTTGAACTGTTTAAGTTCGGATCAGACTCAGATCTGTTAGAGGAACGCGCGGAACGAGAACCAAAACGGACGAAAACGTAAAACATGTTGGACGAAAACGCATTATGACGGACCAAAAGCGGAAACGCTTCgtactttattattaggtataggtatagatatagattaggAAGAACTTGCACGCACCAACCCCGTTTCAATAACACAAATCGTTGCGTACGCTCCacatgatcagaaaaacaaaccAAAAAAAGATGCCCAAATATGTTTGGACGAGAAAGCACCTGATCAAACCCAACAACTGTACCTACAAATACGTAAGCTAAGATAATAAACTAGACAAAGATCTTGACGCCGGTGTTCTGCGCTCAGCAGCATCTGAAGACTGAAGCACATCTGCAGCTCAGGAAGAAAATGCAGATGTTTAAAAGTTTTCACAGATAATCAAGACCTGTGATTTAGTTGCTACGTCGACCTAATACTCAACTGCAGTTTGACATATGAAACGCACATCTTATCCGAAGACCGACGACAAACCAAAGAGGATGCCCACTCACCATTGTCGTACGCATCATAAGCTGGGATGAAGGGGATGCTTCACTCAGAATGGAAGGCATTATTACACTGGCCACCTAACGAGACCAAACATCTGCTCTGCACAAGCACAGCCACATCATATTCGAGTTTAGATTGATTTTTAGACAATCAGGCTGGAGCGGCCTACCACACACACGCATACCCAAATGATTAGTTCAGCTTTGACAGCGAGATGGAGTAAGTGCCAATGCACACATGAGCATCGGACAAAAAAGTGAAGCGGCCACAATGTCATCATAGACAAATCTTTTGCCTGATATAGTTAACTCGCTACTCCAGAATAGAATGCTCTGGAGCAGAAACCAATCGTGTAGAAGGACGAGTGGCAATATGGAACAAGAAGAAGTAAAATCAAGTCCTATACAATTTTATCTAGAAGGAACACCAAGCAGGTGCAGGAGATCTGACCAATCAGCAGAACAAGAGGGAGGATTTCTGCAGAATGCTGGTGATCCGCAAGATGAGATCGTAGCGACGAAGAAATCTAACAACGCAATCTCCATCGAAATCACACGGAAAAGTATCATCACTGTCAAGTGTTCTACTTgttaaaagaagaagaggaatgcCTGAAGAATCACGCACTGCCTCGATCGTAATCACATCGGAGGGGCTGAATCCTTTCCTCTGCCGCCACCACTCTTGCCGCTGAAGCAAGACCTCCCAGCCAGCGGCAGCTTCTTCGCCGGCGCGCCGTCCTTGCTGTGCTCGCCGTGGCACCGCCTCGAGGTGGAGGAGCCTGGCTGCAGGAGGCCGCTCTCCCTGGCCGCCGTCAGCTCGTCCTCCATGCTGGCCTCCAGCACGTCGGCGATGGACATCCGGGCTTCACGGTGCGTATcggacagcgacgacggcgtccTGAGCGGGACCGGTGGCGCGGCGCCGTCTTCTCTGATCTCAACCACGCCATTGGCCGCCTCGGATCTCCCTGGATGATCTTTCGGGTCCTGATtgccgccgccgttgctgctcGGCACGGTCTGTGGCTCTTCGCGCCTCTGCCCCGCCTCCGAGGAGTAGTCGTCGATGGTGAGAACGAACTCGTGGTTGCCCCTCCTGTCCTCCGGCTCCGGCGACACCatgccgacggcggcgacgaaggCGATGTTGCAGCGGCAGAGCGGGCAGTTGGAGTGCGACTTGAGCCAGGTGTCGATGCAGGGCAGGTGGAACGCATGGCTGCACTTGGGCAGCAGCCGCAGGCTCTCGCCGTCCCGGAACTCGCCGAGGCAGACGGAGCAGTCGGTGCTGTCGACGAACCCGTCGCCGCGCCTGTACTTGCACACGGTGATCTTGTTGATCAGCGTCTCGTCCATCCCGTCGGACGGCGCGGCGTCCCACGGCTCCTGCTGGCCCCTGGAgtcgccgtggccgtggccgtcgCCCCCGCCGCCCGCGCGGGAGCCGAAGACCCTGTTCCGCAGGGAGCTGAAGGTGCCGCAGTACTTGGAGACGATGGTGTAGTAGCTGACGAGGAGGAAGGCGCTGGCGAGCACCCCGATGATGGCGATGACGAGGGGCGAGAAGGTGGGGCCGGAggagtcgtcgccgtcgccgctggaGCCGGCGATGTCGAAgaccggcggcgggggcgggaaGATGAAGTAGCACCACTGCGGGCAGTACATGCTGCACAGGCCCTGGGAGCAGTCCCTGGTCGGCTCGTAGGGCATCCACGTCGGCTGCGGCCGAAGAGCtgtgggaggaggaggtggaggaggactgGCCATTGCCGCCATGGAAGACGGAAGCACGGTGGGAGGATTCAGAGAAGAAGAATCCCAAGAAACCGAGATGAGTAACTAAATCTTTGCTCCTGTCAGTCCATCCTGTTGCTAAGTTCTAGAACCAGCAGAGCAGAGGATCTGTATGAGTTTCTGGTCCAGCTGATTGTGGCTAGAGATCGAGATGAGACAAGGAAGCTAGTTAGAGAGATGTGGCTGTTTCTGCTTGCACTTGGTGCTCTACTGCTTTACAGGTGTTGGGAAATgtggaagaagaagggggagaggagatgGATCATGAGATGAGATGCTTCCACCAGCTGCTACTGATGAGCGTCGGAAAGTGAGAGGGTATTCGatctgatgctactgaaagtctgAAATTAACAGGTGCGTGCTTGTTTGGAAAGCAACGAATTTTCGGGAGGCTGGGAAGGAGAcggccgtggtggtggtggttgggtcTGGGGCCTTCGGTGCCGTCCTACAGGTCACCTAGGCTGCTCTCGTTTCGTTTTCTTCCCTTTCCATCTGCTGCTGAGTGCTGAGCTCCTCCTCGTGTCTTCTCCTTTGTCTCCTCTGGAATATACAGAGGGGAAGCAggcgttcggatgataacatgatCCCGCCCGTCAGTGAGTTACTAGGAATAGTTAGTTTTGCAGTTTTACTTCTGTGTAATGAAGCAATGAACGGATAAAGTGAACAAGTGATGCACTTGCAACAGCAGCAACACACAACGCAGGGAGAATATCGTCCACCTTCGAATCAGTACCTCCTTAGTTTATCAGGAACATATGAAGTCTTTCCTTGCAGTTGAGTTGGAAACTAGTCAAATTGTGTTAGCTATAGTTTGGTGATGGAAGACTAAAGATACCATTCGATGATATATTAGACACAGTGATAAATTGGACGATATGTTTTTGCTCTTGTTTAAAGAGAAATGTCTTTGTCCCGTGCACGATTTACTCTCAGTTTTTTCATGTTTCATTCAGTCTACTAGTCCCATGTTGTTTACAAGGCAGAGGTCTAGTGGTTGAGGCAGCAGTGGCTCACCCAACAACTTCAAATCCCAAAATATGTCATATTCAGTACTGGGTGGTCTCATTTATACATAAAGCGCACACATCTTAAAGCACCGGATCGACAACTAAAATGTGCATGGAAAATCACCATTCTCCTTGTTTAAAGACACATGTGTTCTTTCTctcaattttttttaataaagggaatatattaatatcgcaaagataccaattacacccaccaTATGCAACCTAGTGATAATACGGACGCACACAATAAAAAACAAGAAATACAGAAAAAAGTACCGCTGCGGAGATTTGTTCCTTCTAGAAGTGGACCAAATACCACTAAAACAGCACCATAGGTCTATCTTCTTTAAAAGCGATGTCTccgagaagggaacagtgcacaagcatCGTCATCTTTCTAATCATAGTCATAGGTTTTCACCCACAAGAAAGTTCACGCTCACAAAACAAtatcttcaacaaggtcattgtcaggcacaaccaattaaggtcagacctttgATTTTCACCCTACAAGTTTAGACTCTAAAATTCTCTTCTCGCCCTACTTGCTGATGCCGATACTacaagtcacgaatcaccaagcaAAACCTCATCGCCACCAggactcgaaccaccattaccAGTTCCGAGATCTCAGATTCCATGCCATTCTCTGtgactgacttcaccatggaactaAAAACATGTCCCACGATGGCAACAGATCGTAGAGCTTCACATCCTCCCTCTGAAACCGAATAGTCAGAAAAAGCTTGGTTACGTGCGACCGAATACcatccgatccagcaatctccGGTATGTCGTCCATTGAAGTTCGCCGGTGGAACCTTCCGAAACTCGAAACTCCTCCAAATCAATGAAGAGAGGAAACAATCAGTTCTTCGTCATGACGTGAGAGGGATCCTAGAGCCGCCTCCACTATTCAAGCGGAGCTAGTAGCCCCCACGATACCAGCCAGCTGCCAGTGGGGCAAGGTTGGGTCGACACACCGGCCATGGCTACTGCCACAGCCATGGCCATGGTCGAATCCTGACAATGCCACGAGGCCAGGAGGCTGGACCACCACCACCAAGGCCAACGACAGCGGCATCACCACAGTGATAGTCCATAACACATGATTAATTCTCGAGAGAGGcttgctccagtacaacccccTCTCCCTAAACTTGTAGAGCCCATCCAAGCCCATATCCAAAACCATGTATATCCATGTATAGGTATACAGATCCATGTATAGGCGTGATGTAGTCTTCAATCTCTATCCCGCACACAACCCTGATCGAGCCGCCCAACCTCGCCGCTGTCGGCATTCAtgcttgtgttatcaccaggatttgaccgagtcagaggtgggccgcgatcaagataggcttgaagattatatacggaagaatatacgtgaatcggccttatatgcaaagtttgggctagtttgcccttgtatctgtaacatatagattacgtgtcggttaggtagagtttgtctcgtgcacggtggggattattcccacgttagaaagtctcctggactataaatatgtatctagggtttatgaaataaacaacaaccaacgttcaaccacaaatcaatctcggcgcatcgccaactccttcgtctcgagggtttctaccgataagcatcatgctgcctagatcgcatcttgcgatctaggcagcataagcttcatgttgttcatgcgttgctcgtactgaagcctttttgatgacgagcaacatagttatcatagatgtgttagggttagcatagttcttcgtatcatatgctgtcatagtgcaacccttgcatatctagccgcccttacacctatcttaggtgtaggggcggcaccccgcttgatctttatttagtagatccgatccgttacggttgctccttgttcttcaaggattagtttaatatctcgcaatagttaggccttacaaagggttggaggatccagcggcatgtagggtgtcgtttgctagtcctagacaggaagttccggggatcaacctcgtgttggtttttaggccctatctaggatcggcttacgatcaccgtgcgtggccgcgaggcccaatcgtgagtaggatgatccgattatgcggtgaaaaccctaaatcgtcgtagatcgctttagctttatcttgatcaagcgggaccaccatatattcgtgcacctcgtacgaatcatgggtggatcggctccttgagccgattcacgggataacccgagagccgatcgaggctcgtatttaatgtttacgtgtatgccatgcaggaaactaagcgaggcatctccatcaccttcccgaccgggtataggtcgggtggcacgccccgcaccgaagcatcggacgtgtgtaccggaggctttgcgggccgtcgctcggagggaccggggccagccgcagccctaagttgttcccggctctatcgtgttgcccgtcggctgctcgccggtgggtttcgaccgcaacacattccggcacgcccggtgggacgatcttctacatcaaccacatcgccatctacatccgagatggcggacggcaccccgatcacgtacgaggatctgaccgaggagctcaagaagaagtatgacgaggtcaaaacgatcctcgaagccgacctcatcggctcttttcacagaacccgttcacatggcatcaggtggaaagggttctcgcctcaaggtgcgctcgatggaatagacctgtccgccccatcggaagaacgcaccaggtcccttcgtcgagagattaactacatggtggctcactcgatacaccgccactctgagaacctggtgaacactttggagcgtgttgctcttcgagtgatccaggaaatcatgagtcgtcaatactctccgtcaggaccagctctcggaacataccagggagagatgccactccagtcccgtccaccgctgccatttgcgttggcagcaccagaggtgccgaattcaccggcaatcgtcgtctacaagatcggtggtgaccctagtgactgccagttcttgcatgaggcgcctaaggagatccctcatgggtacatgtgcacatacgtgccggactgcggtagccgggcgctcacaaaccaggccgcaacgACGGGGACTTCTGgaaagcgggaggaacgtcggcgacggatcttgagaagcgagacgtggctagctaaatatgccactccgacaaacctccagagctcagctcctgcagttggctcagagctggaaaagcaagcatggctggctaagtatgccactccggcgaatcttcagaattcgactcctgcagccagcaccgcggatcaaatcagtaccatactgagagaccaattCAAACGCCCGGTAACCTTGGTCGAGATGGACGAATTCGGAGACCCTGCGGAAGACCAGGAGGTggccgtagctgaatgggctcggggggcatccCCCGTGACTTaaatggcaatagaacaaggccgtctgaTCTTTGGACAGttcgccatgaaggtagacacgcagtcgttccctggcgtcaacatggtagaactcagCCGCTACGCAAGGCGTCGACTAGACTTCTCgttcgatgtcaacatggcagggtctgtttaccgccatggcaaag includes:
- the LOC124688084 gene encoding E3 ubiquitin-protein ligase Os04g0590900-like; the encoded protein is MAAMASPPPPPPPTALRPQPTWMPYEPTRDCSQGLCSMYCPQWCYFIFPPPPPVFDIAGSSGDGDDSSGPTFSPLVIAIIGVLASAFLLVSYYTIVSKYCGTFSSLRNRVFGSRAGGGGDGHGHGDSRGQQEPWDAAPSDGMDETLINKITVCKYRRGDGFVDSTDCSVCLGEFRDGESLRLLPKCSHAFHLPCIDTWLKSHSNCPLCRCNIAFVAAVGMVSPEPEDRRGNHEFVLTIDDYSSEAGQRREEPQTVPSSNGGGNQDPKDHPGRSEAANGVVEIREDGAAPPVPLRTPSSLSDTHREARMSIADVLEASMEDELTAARESGLLQPGSSTSRRCHGEHSKDGAPAKKLPLAGRSCFSGKSGGGRGKDSAPPM